The following are encoded in a window of Cupriavidus oxalaticus genomic DNA:
- the rimP gene encoding ribosome maturation factor RimP: MHLADLIETTLNGMGYELVELERAPAGLLRVYIDQPETGIAIEDCEKVSRQLTHVFTVENVDYERLEVSSPGLDRPLKKLADYVRFAGAEARVTLRLPVNGQKNFTGILREPAGEAGAEKVGLEFEGKDGPALLEFAVSDVDKARLVPVFDFKGNQRKGNKQ; this comes from the coding sequence GTGCATCTGGCAGATTTGATCGAAACCACCCTTAACGGCATGGGATATGAGCTGGTTGAGCTCGAGCGTGCCCCGGCCGGATTGTTGCGTGTCTATATCGATCAGCCTGAAACCGGCATCGCCATCGAGGATTGTGAAAAGGTGAGCCGCCAGCTCACCCACGTGTTCACGGTCGAGAATGTCGACTACGAACGCCTCGAGGTCTCGTCGCCCGGACTGGACCGGCCGCTGAAGAAGCTGGCCGACTACGTCCGCTTTGCCGGCGCCGAGGCGCGCGTGACGCTGCGCCTGCCGGTCAACGGGCAGAAGAACTTCACGGGCATCCTGCGCGAACCGGCCGGCGAGGCGGGCGCGGAGAAGGTCGGCCTGGAGTTCGAGGGCAAGGATGGCCCGGCACTGCTGGAATTTGCCGTATCCGATGTCGACAAGGCACGCCTGGTGCCGGTATTCGACTTCAAAGGAAATCAAAGAAAAGGGAACAAGCAATGA
- the rluB gene encoding 23S rRNA pseudouridine(2605) synthase RluB, with translation MQQPIVNTLSDSVEQDARHAGAPADSGAAEPGSGSEAAPRRKGLRRGLRNLVASRRQAAQDRDAGRAEGAEAGTPGEVAEAAAAPAAAGGRGGQRGRGKRKPAPGDGGQAVQAPVDKTHKAERAERVEKAERTDRAEKADKGEQAGRKRKPNPRGGKSAAPAEGQGAAGRQQQGRRKDGAKPQGQRKGPGQGGADKAASSSEDLFRFVISEQYDKEDTVIPRTKAKPVRELSAEDDAPKLHKVLAEGGLGSRREMEELILQGRVSVNGLPAHIGQRILPADQVRVNGKLIHRKVSTKPPRVLLYHKPAGEIVSQSDPEGRPTVFDSLPRIKTGKWVAVGRLDFNTEGLLIFTTSGDIANRFMHPRYGVEREYAVRTLGELAEADRQRLLHGIKLDDGEANFLRIADGGGEGVNQWYHVALTEGRNREVRRMFEAVGLTVSRLIRTRYGQFLLPRGLKRGRWQEVEPNDVKALMTAVGLKVPGKGEQSGKGATKVGGRKQRTEAAIAGMPMHTGMDGLPRYEQGGARGGSRGGQPDPMKTSMGYISHGPTLLTSHAANLGGGRGTGARQARGGAGLGGQGKPQQRRGGGEPNGNVMPKAAKPGGNRTPRGGAGGGGGNNRGGGRGGNRGGNR, from the coding sequence ATGCAACAGCCGATAGTGAATACCTTGTCTGATTCCGTTGAGCAAGACGCCCGCCATGCGGGCGCACCCGCCGACTCCGGCGCCGCAGAACCCGGATCGGGCAGCGAAGCCGCGCCCCGCCGCAAGGGGCTGCGCCGCGGGCTGAGGAACCTGGTGGCGTCGCGTCGCCAGGCGGCGCAGGATCGCGATGCCGGGCGCGCCGAAGGCGCCGAGGCCGGTACGCCCGGCGAGGTCGCGGAAGCGGCCGCGGCGCCGGCAGCGGCCGGAGGGCGTGGAGGCCAGCGTGGCCGCGGCAAGCGCAAGCCGGCTCCGGGCGATGGCGGCCAGGCGGTGCAGGCTCCGGTCGACAAGACGCACAAGGCTGAACGGGCTGAAAGGGTCGAGAAAGCCGAGCGAACCGATCGAGCCGAGAAGGCGGACAAGGGCGAGCAGGCGGGCCGCAAGCGCAAGCCGAACCCGCGTGGCGGCAAGTCCGCCGCGCCGGCCGAAGGGCAGGGCGCTGCCGGCCGGCAGCAGCAGGGCCGCCGCAAGGACGGTGCCAAGCCGCAGGGCCAGCGCAAGGGCCCGGGCCAGGGCGGTGCCGACAAGGCCGCGTCCAGCAGCGAGGACCTGTTCCGTTTCGTGATTTCCGAGCAGTACGACAAGGAAGACACCGTCATCCCGCGCACCAAGGCGAAGCCGGTGCGCGAACTGTCGGCCGAGGATGATGCGCCGAAGCTGCACAAGGTGCTGGCCGAAGGCGGCCTGGGCTCGCGCCGCGAAATGGAAGAGCTGATCCTGCAGGGCCGGGTCTCGGTCAACGGCCTGCCGGCGCATATCGGCCAGCGCATCCTGCCGGCCGACCAGGTGCGCGTCAACGGCAAGCTGATCCACCGCAAGGTCTCGACCAAGCCGCCGCGCGTGCTGCTGTACCACAAGCCGGCCGGCGAAATCGTCAGCCAGTCGGACCCCGAAGGCCGTCCGACCGTGTTCGACAGCCTGCCGCGCATCAAGACCGGCAAGTGGGTCGCCGTTGGCCGGCTGGACTTCAATACCGAAGGCCTGCTGATCTTCACCACCTCGGGCGATATCGCCAACCGCTTCATGCATCCGCGCTACGGCGTCGAGCGTGAATACGCGGTGCGCACGCTGGGCGAGCTGGCCGAAGCCGACCGCCAGCGCCTGCTGCACGGCATCAAGCTGGACGATGGCGAGGCCAACTTCCTGCGCATCGCGGATGGCGGCGGCGAGGGCGTCAACCAGTGGTACCACGTGGCGCTGACCGAAGGCCGCAACCGCGAAGTGCGGCGCATGTTCGAGGCGGTCGGCCTGACCGTGTCGCGCCTGATCCGCACGCGCTACGGCCAGTTCCTGCTGCCGCGCGGCCTCAAGCGCGGCCGCTGGCAGGAGGTCGAGCCCAATGACGTCAAGGCGCTGATGACCGCGGTCGGCCTGAAGGTGCCGGGCAAGGGCGAGCAGTCCGGCAAGGGCGCGACCAAGGTCGGCGGGCGCAAGCAGCGCACCGAAGCAGCAATTGCCGGCATGCCGATGCACACCGGCATGGATGGGTTGCCGCGCTACGAGCAAGGCGGTGCACGGGGCGGCAGCCGCGGCGGCCAGCCGGATCCGATGAAGACGTCGATGGGCTACATCAGCCACGGTCCCACGCTGCTGACCTCGCACGCGGCCAACCTGGGCGGTGGCCGCGGCACCGGCGCGCGCCAGGCGCGTGGTGGCGCCGGGCTGGGCGGGCAAGGCAAGCCGCAGCAGCGTCGTGGCGGCGGCGAGCCGAACGGAAATGTCATGCCGAAGGCGGCGAAGCCGGGCGGAAACCGCACCCCGCGCGGCGGCGCTGGAGGTGGCGGTGGCAACAATCGCGGAGGTGGTCGCGGGGGCAACCGCGGCGGCAATCGCTGA
- the scpB gene encoding SMC-Scp complex subunit ScpB produces the protein MNTQEAKIVLETALICAQEPLRVNDLRRLFADDVGADTVRVLLEELRQDWRPRGVELVSLASGWRFQSRPEMREYLDRLNPEKPPKYSRAVMETLAIIAYRQPVTRGDIEEIRGVTVSTEVIKKLEDRSWIEVIGHRDVPGRPALYATTKAFLDDLGLRTLDELPPLEDAQAQAQATLLDQQAIDFEALAASKPGSADEEAFAEPAQPAGEGGDASAAGEPDAADAGQASPDGEIANGFDLQQHQHGAEEPGAEGESTEPADPADSDPDGARGELPEGGVSPHPSEHDERVPN, from the coding sequence ATGAATACCCAAGAGGCGAAGATCGTCCTCGAGACGGCGCTGATCTGCGCGCAGGAGCCTTTGCGCGTCAATGATCTGCGACGGCTGTTCGCCGACGACGTCGGCGCGGACACCGTCCGCGTGCTGCTGGAGGAACTGCGCCAGGACTGGCGCCCGCGCGGCGTGGAACTGGTGTCGCTGGCCAGCGGCTGGCGCTTCCAGAGCCGCCCCGAGATGCGCGAATACCTCGACCGCCTGAATCCGGAAAAGCCGCCGAAGTACTCGCGCGCCGTGATGGAGACGCTGGCGATCATCGCTTATCGCCAGCCGGTGACGCGCGGCGATATCGAGGAAATCCGCGGCGTGACGGTCAGCACGGAAGTCATCAAGAAGCTGGAAGACCGCAGCTGGATCGAGGTCATCGGCCACCGCGACGTGCCGGGCCGGCCGGCCCTGTATGCCACCACCAAGGCCTTCCTGGACGACCTCGGGCTGCGCACGCTGGACGAGCTGCCGCCGCTGGAGGATGCTCAGGCGCAGGCGCAGGCAACGCTGCTGGACCAGCAGGCCATCGATTTCGAGGCGCTGGCGGCAAGCAAGCCCGGCAGTGCCGATGAAGAGGCGTTTGCCGAGCCGGCACAGCCCGCCGGGGAGGGGGGCGACGCATCCGCCGCCGGCGAGCCCGACGCCGCGGACGCCGGCCAGGCATCCCCAGACGGCGAAATCGCCAACGGATTCGACCTGCAGCAGCACCAGCATGGGGCGGAAGAACCGGGCGCAGAAGGCGAATCAACCGAACCGGCCGATCCTGCCGATTCCGATCCGGACGGGGCGCGGGGCGAACTGCCGGAAGGCGGCGTCTCGCCGCACCCGAGCGAGCACGACGAGCGCGTGCCGAACTGA
- a CDS encoding sulfite exporter TauE/SafE family protein — translation MPFGVLISVFMLALLGGVHCAAMCGGIALAVEQQRGGAVAVAFVRSRTAWAGELLAMHLGRISTYMLLGALLGAIGAGAWRQDYLPVQRWLFGAGSAMLLWSGWRLLRGNAFTVAWLERLAARAGSGLARQLGRIGGGMPTFVRAHGGLARRYGVGLAWGLVPCGMVYGALTLALLAGNAGSGALVMGVFGVGTLPNLLVLSGLSGYLRSLSRRRAVRVGAGVAVMAFGGLGLARAVLLPHSLAEQGFCLVF, via the coding sequence TTGCCATTTGGGGTGCTAATTAGCGTTTTCATGCTGGCATTGCTGGGCGGCGTGCACTGCGCAGCAATGTGTGGCGGCATCGCGCTGGCGGTCGAGCAGCAACGTGGCGGCGCCGTGGCCGTGGCCTTTGTGCGCAGCCGGACTGCCTGGGCCGGCGAGTTGCTGGCAATGCACCTGGGCCGGATTTCGACCTACATGCTGCTCGGCGCGCTGCTGGGTGCGATCGGCGCCGGCGCGTGGCGGCAGGATTACCTGCCGGTGCAGCGCTGGCTGTTCGGCGCCGGCAGTGCCATGCTGTTGTGGTCGGGCTGGCGCCTTCTGCGCGGCAATGCCTTTACCGTGGCGTGGCTTGAGCGGCTGGCGGCCCGCGCGGGCAGCGGCCTGGCGCGGCAGCTCGGCCGGATCGGTGGTGGCATGCCTACGTTCGTGCGTGCCCATGGGGGGCTTGCGAGGCGCTACGGCGTTGGCCTGGCCTGGGGGCTGGTGCCGTGCGGCATGGTCTACGGGGCGCTGACGCTGGCGCTGCTCGCCGGCAATGCCGGTTCCGGGGCGCTGGTGATGGGCGTGTTCGGCGTCGGCACGCTGCCCAACCTGCTGGTGTTGTCGGGACTGTCCGGCTACCTGCGCAGCCTGTCGCGGCGGCGCGCGGTCCGCGTGGGGGCGGGCGTGGCGGTCATGGCGTTCGGGGGCCTTGGCCTGGCGCGCGCGGTGTTGCTGCCACATTCGCTGGCCGAGCAGGGTTTCTGCCTGGTCTTTTGA
- the fnr gene encoding fumarate/nitrate reduction transcriptional regulator Fnr, with protein sequence MLTSIPITEMSPRCSTCAMGQLCLPVGMSQQDLTKMDTLVQERIRVHKGETLYRMGDPLTAVYAVRFGTLKTHVTTEDGRSQITGFHLPGEIVGLDGLGEMQHASDATALEDTEVCVVRLGDLQTLSADLPSLQHQFLRLMGKEITHDQMMLVTLGSMRAEERLAAFLINLSERLSARGYSSTEFVMRMSREEIGSYLGLKLETVSRLFSRFAEAGLIQIRQRHVKLVDLAGIKQLYSRSC encoded by the coding sequence TTGCTCACCTCCATTCCAATCACCGAGATGTCGCCCCGTTGCTCTACATGCGCGATGGGGCAACTGTGCCTTCCGGTTGGCATGTCCCAGCAGGACCTCACCAAGATGGACACCCTGGTGCAGGAACGCATCCGGGTCCATAAGGGTGAGACCTTGTACCGCATGGGCGACCCCCTCACGGCGGTTTATGCCGTTCGCTTCGGCACGCTGAAGACGCATGTCACGACCGAAGACGGCCGTTCACAGATTACCGGTTTCCACCTGCCTGGCGAAATCGTCGGCCTCGACGGCCTCGGCGAGATGCAGCACGCCTCGGACGCAACCGCGCTGGAAGATACCGAAGTCTGCGTAGTCCGCCTTGGCGACCTGCAGACGCTGTCTGCAGACCTGCCTTCGCTGCAGCATCAGTTCCTGCGGCTGATGGGCAAGGAAATCACGCACGACCAGATGATGCTGGTGACACTCGGCTCGATGCGCGCCGAAGAGCGCCTGGCCGCGTTCCTGATCAACCTGTCCGAGCGCCTGTCGGCGCGCGGCTACTCGTCGACCGAATTCGTGATGCGCATGAGCCGCGAGGAAATCGGCAGCTACCTGGGCCTGAAACTGGAAACCGTCAGCCGCCTGTTCTCGCGTTTCGCCGAAGCCGGCCTGATCCAGATTCGCCAGCGCCATGTCAAGCTGGTGGATCTCGCCGGCATCAAGCAGCTCTACAGCCGCAGCTGCTGA
- a CDS encoding FixH family protein: protein MNQQGNPWWKEPWPWLLMSGPLVAMVACGVTIWLASSQPDVPVQGATRHGLVVEKAEAARPRPSAARQP from the coding sequence ATGAATCAGCAAGGCAATCCGTGGTGGAAAGAGCCGTGGCCGTGGCTGTTGATGAGCGGCCCGCTGGTCGCGATGGTGGCGTGCGGCGTCACGATCTGGCTGGCGTCGTCGCAACCTGACGTGCCGGTGCAGGGTGCAACGCGCCATGGACTGGTGGTCGAGAAGGCCGAGGCGGCTCGGCCTCGGCCGAGCGCAGCGAGGCAGCCATGA
- the ccoG gene encoding cytochrome c oxidase accessory protein CcoG, with product MNAPGTEEVARAADRQRSAAAPAETSDETLYEVRRKIYPRSVTGAFSSWRVWLVLFTQLIYYGTPWLQWNGRQAVLFDLGERKFYIFGLVLWPQDVIYLAVLLVISALALFLFTAIAGRLFCGYACPQTVYTEIFMWIERRIEGDRIARIRLDGDPWSLRKLRIKATKHFLWVLIALWTGFTFIGYFAPIRELGGELASLSLGPWQTFWMLFYAFATWGNAGFMREQVCKYMCPYARFQGVMVDRDTYVVTYDIGRGEPRGSRSRKTDHHQAGLGDCVNCSICVQVCPTGIDIRDGLQYECIGCGACIDACNQVMDKMSYPRGLIRYTSENAMRKALSAAASRKRLLRPRVIIYSVIWGALLAGFVVSIALRTPLKVDIIRDRGALGREVEGRWIENVYRLQLINTTEGPMHISVRADSDELKNLTVEYDKQAESLAPTSNRLLPIRIRVPIEDAAQGTHKISVTVTSEGTGRGNAEIRQSTSFIVPRDL from the coding sequence ATGAACGCACCCGGGACCGAAGAAGTGGCCCGGGCGGCCGACCGCCAGCGGTCGGCCGCTGCGCCTGCCGAGACCTCGGATGAAACGCTGTACGAGGTCCGCCGCAAGATCTATCCGCGCTCCGTTACGGGCGCTTTCTCCAGCTGGCGCGTCTGGCTGGTCCTCTTCACGCAGCTGATCTACTACGGCACGCCCTGGCTCCAGTGGAACGGACGCCAGGCCGTGCTGTTCGACCTTGGCGAACGCAAGTTCTACATCTTCGGGCTGGTCTTGTGGCCGCAGGATGTCATCTATCTTGCCGTGCTGCTGGTCATTTCGGCGCTGGCGCTGTTCCTGTTCACGGCGATCGCCGGGCGGCTGTTCTGCGGTTACGCCTGTCCACAGACGGTCTATACCGAGATCTTCATGTGGATCGAGCGGCGGATCGAAGGCGACCGGATCGCCCGCATCCGTCTTGACGGCGACCCCTGGAGCCTGCGCAAACTGCGTATCAAGGCCACCAAGCACTTCCTGTGGGTACTGATCGCGCTGTGGACCGGCTTCACCTTCATCGGCTACTTCGCGCCGATCCGTGAGCTGGGTGGCGAGCTGGCGAGCCTGTCGCTGGGCCCGTGGCAGACGTTCTGGATGCTGTTCTATGCGTTCGCCACCTGGGGCAACGCGGGCTTCATGCGCGAGCAGGTGTGCAAGTACATGTGCCCGTATGCGCGTTTCCAGGGCGTGATGGTCGACCGTGACACCTACGTCGTGACCTACGACATCGGCCGGGGCGAGCCGCGCGGCAGCCGTTCGCGCAAGACCGACCATCACCAGGCGGGCCTGGGCGATTGCGTCAACTGCAGCATCTGCGTACAGGTATGCCCGACCGGCATCGACATCCGCGATGGCCTGCAGTATGAATGCATCGGCTGCGGCGCGTGCATCGACGCCTGCAACCAGGTGATGGACAAGATGTCCTATCCGCGCGGCCTGATCCGGTACACCTCGGAAAATGCCATGCGCAAGGCGCTGTCGGCGGCTGCGTCGCGCAAGCGCCTGCTGCGCCCGCGTGTCATCATCTATTCCGTGATCTGGGGCGCGCTGCTTGCCGGCTTTGTGGTTTCGATCGCGCTGCGCACGCCGCTGAAGGTGGACATCATCCGCGACCGTGGCGCGCTGGGCCGGGAAGTCGAAGGCCGCTGGATCGAGAACGTCTATCGCCTGCAGCTGATCAACACGACCGAAGGGCCGATGCATATCAGCGTGCGAGCCGACAGCGACGAGCTGAAGAACCTGACCGTCGAATACGACAAGCAGGCCGAGTCGCTGGCGCCGACGTCTAACCGGCTGTTGCCGATCCGCATACGCGTGCCGATCGAAGACGCGGCGCAGGGCACGCACAAGATCAGCGTGACGGTGACCAGCGAAGGAACTGGGCGGGGCAACGCCGAGATCCGGCAAAGCACCAGCTTTATCGTGCCGCGCGACCTGTGA
- the ccoP gene encoding cytochrome-c oxidase, cbb3-type subunit III — translation MSDFFSDFWSYYIAAIALVGIVWCVWLLFSQRKITKTANAGDDTGHVWDDDLRELNNPLPRWWMWMFLLACIFGLVYLVLYPGLGKYAGVLNFSTQGELAAHRAAQEQMQNEIYAKYLKMDVKQVAGDPQAREIGQRLFLNYCAQCHGSDARGSRGFPNLTDGDWLYGGEPETIRQTIAKGRNGVMPPFASTIDGKLAGDVAQYVRSLSGLSSDPIRASRGESTFKSTCAACHGAGGKGNQALGAPNLSDNVWLYGSSEGSIVDAILKGHNNHMPAHEEILTPERIRMLTAYVWGLSNAGGGAGQ, via the coding sequence ATGAGCGATTTCTTTTCCGATTTCTGGAGTTACTACATTGCCGCGATCGCGCTCGTCGGCATCGTCTGGTGCGTATGGCTGCTGTTCTCGCAACGCAAGATCACCAAGACCGCCAATGCGGGCGACGACACCGGCCACGTCTGGGACGACGACCTGCGCGAACTGAACAATCCGCTGCCGCGCTGGTGGATGTGGATGTTCCTGCTGGCCTGCATCTTCGGCCTGGTCTACCTGGTGTTGTATCCGGGTCTGGGCAAGTACGCAGGCGTGCTGAACTTCTCGACGCAGGGCGAACTGGCGGCGCATCGTGCCGCGCAGGAGCAGATGCAGAACGAGATCTATGCCAAGTACCTGAAGATGGATGTCAAGCAGGTGGCGGGGGATCCGCAGGCGCGCGAAATTGGCCAGCGGCTGTTCCTGAACTACTGCGCGCAATGCCATGGCTCGGATGCGCGCGGCAGCCGCGGCTTTCCCAACCTGACGGACGGCGACTGGCTGTATGGCGGCGAACCCGAGACCATCCGGCAGACCATTGCCAAGGGCCGCAATGGCGTGATGCCGCCGTTCGCATCCACCATCGACGGCAAGCTGGCAGGCGACGTGGCGCAGTATGTCCGCTCGCTGTCGGGACTGTCTTCGGACCCCATCCGCGCCTCGCGTGGCGAGAGCACCTTCAAGTCGACCTGCGCGGCTTGCCACGGTGCCGGCGGCAAGGGCAACCAGGCACTGGGCGCGCCGAACCTGTCCGATAACGTGTGGCTGTATGGCAGTTCGGAAGGCAGCATCGTCGACGCCATCCTGAAGGGGCATAACAACCATATGCCGGCACATGAAGAGATCCTGACGCCAGAGCGGATCCGCATGCTGACGGCCTATGTCTGGGGTCTGTCGAATGCCGGCGGGGGTGCCGGCCAATGA
- a CDS encoding cbb3-type cytochrome oxidase subunit 3: MAMITAIATVVSMVVFLGICWWAWSAGRQAANRESAMLPFALPDETTTTSSRNT; this comes from the coding sequence ATGGCCATGATCACCGCCATTGCGACCGTCGTGTCGATGGTCGTCTTCCTTGGCATCTGCTGGTGGGCCTGGTCGGCCGGCCGGCAGGCCGCCAACCGGGAATCCGCCATGCTGCCGTTCGCGCTGCCTGACGAAACCACGACAACATCGAGCCGGAACACCTAG
- the ccoO gene encoding cytochrome-c oxidase, cbb3-type subunit II, whose translation MSEKQRFFSHETLEKNIGWLIICTILVVSIAGLVQIVPLFFQHSTTKPDPGITPYSPLRLMGRDVYIREGCVGCHSQQVRTLQAETERYGHFSTAGESVYDHPFLWGSKRTGPDLARVGGRYSDDWQRIHLRNPRDVVPESVMPSYPWLEKAALPTNDIQARMRALVKLGVPYTEADIARAPDELKGKTEEDAMVAYLQGLGTNRRNVRVDTAAAEAAAPAKE comes from the coding sequence ATGTCGGAAAAACAAAGATTCTTTTCCCACGAAACGCTGGAGAAGAACATCGGCTGGCTGATCATCTGCACGATTCTCGTGGTCAGCATCGCGGGTCTGGTGCAGATCGTGCCGCTGTTCTTCCAGCACTCCACGACCAAGCCGGATCCGGGTATCACGCCGTATTCGCCGCTGCGGCTGATGGGCCGGGATGTCTATATCCGCGAAGGCTGCGTCGGCTGCCACTCGCAGCAGGTGCGTACGCTGCAGGCCGAAACCGAGCGTTACGGCCACTTCTCGACCGCGGGCGAGTCCGTCTACGACCACCCGTTCCTGTGGGGCTCGAAGCGTACCGGCCCCGACCTGGCACGCGTCGGCGGCCGCTACTCGGACGACTGGCAGCGCATCCACCTGCGCAATCCGCGCGACGTGGTGCCCGAGTCCGTGATGCCTTCCTACCCCTGGCTGGAGAAGGCCGCGCTGCCGACCAACGATATCCAGGCCCGCATGCGGGCGCTGGTGAAGCTGGGCGTGCCGTACACCGAGGCCGATATCGCCAGGGCACCGGACGAGCTCAAGGGCAAGACCGAGGAAGACGCGATGGTGGCCTACCTGCAGGGCCTGGGCACCAACCGCCGCAATGTCCGCGTGGATACCGCCGCAGCGGAAGCGGCTGCACCGGCGAAGGAGTAA
- the ccoN gene encoding cytochrome-c oxidase, cbb3-type subunit I produces the protein MDVTAASSRVDTFNYGVVRQFAVMTVVWGIVGMAVGVLLAAQLIWPELNFNTPWLSFGRLRPLHTNAVIFAFGGSALFATSYYVVQRTCQARLFCGPLAAFTFWGWQLVIVAAAITLPLGITTSKEYAELEWPIDLLITAVWVAYAIVFFGTIVKRKTRHIYVANWFFGAYILTIALLHIVNNIEIPVSLWKSYSAYAGVQDAMIQWWYGHNAVGFFLTTSFLGMMYYFIPKQAERPIFSYRLSIVHFWALNFTYMWAGPHHLQYTALPDWAQSLGMVFSLILLAPSWGGMINGIMTLSGAWHKLRTDPILKFLVVALSFYGMSTFEGSMMSIKTVNALSHYTDWTIGHVHSGALGWVAMISIGSLYYLIPRLFGEKQMYSVRLIEWHFWIATIGVVLYIASMWIAGVMEGLMWRATQPDGTLTYAFVEAVKAKYPFYLIRLLGGICFLSGMLLMAYNIAKTIAGKRAVDAPIPVSIPASAH, from the coding sequence ATGGATGTCACTGCCGCGTCTTCACGCGTCGACACCTTCAATTACGGCGTCGTAAGACAGTTCGCTGTCATGACGGTAGTCTGGGGGATCGTCGGCATGGCCGTCGGCGTGCTGCTGGCAGCACAGCTGATCTGGCCTGAACTCAACTTCAACACGCCCTGGCTGTCGTTCGGCCGCCTGCGGCCGCTGCATACCAATGCGGTGATCTTCGCCTTCGGCGGCAGCGCGCTGTTCGCAACGTCGTACTACGTGGTCCAGCGCACCTGCCAGGCCCGCCTGTTCTGCGGCCCGCTCGCGGCGTTCACGTTCTGGGGCTGGCAACTGGTCATCGTCGCCGCGGCCATCACTCTGCCGCTGGGCATCACCACCTCGAAGGAATACGCCGAGCTGGAATGGCCGATCGACCTGCTGATCACCGCGGTCTGGGTGGCCTACGCGATCGTGTTCTTCGGCACCATCGTCAAGCGCAAGACGCGGCATATCTACGTCGCCAACTGGTTCTTCGGCGCCTACATCCTGACCATCGCGCTGCTGCACATCGTCAACAACATCGAGATCCCGGTGTCGCTGTGGAAGTCCTACTCGGCCTATGCCGGCGTGCAGGACGCGATGATCCAGTGGTGGTATGGCCATAACGCGGTGGGCTTCTTCCTGACCACCAGCTTCCTCGGGATGATGTACTACTTCATTCCCAAGCAGGCCGAGCGCCCGATCTTTTCCTACCGCCTGTCCATCGTCCACTTCTGGGCGTTGAACTTCACCTACATGTGGGCCGGCCCGCACCACCTGCAGTACACCGCGCTGCCGGATTGGGCGCAGTCGCTCGGCATGGTGTTCTCGCTGATCCTGCTGGCGCCTTCGTGGGGCGGCATGATCAACGGCATCATGACCCTGTCGGGCGCCTGGCACAAGCTGCGCACCGACCCGATCCTGAAGTTCCTGGTGGTGGCGCTGTCGTTCTACGGCATGTCCACGTTCGAAGGCTCGATGATGTCGATCAAGACCGTCAACGCGCTGTCGCACTACACGGACTGGACCATCGGCCACGTACACTCCGGCGCGCTGGGCTGGGTCGCAATGATCTCGATCGGTTCGCTGTACTACCTGATCCCGCGGCTGTTCGGCGAGAAACAGATGTACAGCGTGCGCCTGATCGAATGGCATTTCTGGATCGCGACCATCGGCGTGGTGCTGTACATCGCCTCGATGTGGATCGCCGGCGTGATGGAAGGCCTGATGTGGCGCGCCACGCAACCTGACGGCACGCTGACCTATGCCTTCGTCGAAGCGGTCAAGGCCAAGTACCCGTTCTACCTGATCCGTCTGCTGGGTGGCATCTGCTTCCTGTCCGGCATGCTGCTGATGGCCTACAACATCGCCAAGACCATCGCCGGCAAGCGTGCCGTGGATGCGCCGATTCCGGTCAGCATCCCCGCCTCCGCACACTGA
- the ccoS gene encoding cbb3-type cytochrome oxidase assembly protein CcoS, whose protein sequence is METLYLLVPMSLVLVVVIAAALWWALHAGQYDDLDRPAESILLDNDKP, encoded by the coding sequence ATGGAAACGCTTTACCTGCTCGTGCCGATGAGCCTGGTGCTGGTCGTCGTGATTGCCGCCGCACTGTGGTGGGCATTGCATGCGGGCCAGTACGACGATCTCGACCGGCCCGCGGAATCGATCCTGCTGGACAACGACAAGCCTTGA